From a single Miscanthus floridulus cultivar M001 chromosome 8, ASM1932011v1, whole genome shotgun sequence genomic region:
- the LOC136469122 gene encoding uncharacterized protein: MGWAELSGKHAVLAVQTIRNNIMASTAITLSSLIAVLMSSGNGGDATSNNNSNSGGLLPGAPLVVGATGAPALSAKFIAILVCFLVAFLLNVQSIRHYSHASVLVPPPRCRAAVGYFTDMLNRGSYFWSLGARAFYFSYPVFLWLFGTIPMFVACVALVCALYFLDVCKDWEEEEEGGDGHGHHCISDDERSRQGKDAEQQV, encoded by the exons ATGGGCTGGGCC GAGCTTTCGGGGAAGCACGCGGTGCTGGCGGTGCAGACGATCCGCAACAACATCATGGCGTCGACAGCCATCACCCTGAGCTCTCTGATCGCCGTCCTCATGTCCAGCGGCAACGGCGGAGACGCCACCtccaacaacaacagcaacagcGGCGGGCTCCTCCCGGGCGCGCCGCTGGTGGTGGGCGCGACGGGCGCGCCGGCGCTGTCGGCCAAGTTCATCGCGATCCTGGTGTGCTTCCTGGTGGCGTTCCTCCTCAACGTGCAGTCCATCCGGCACTACAGCCACGCGAGCGTGCTCgtgccgccgccgcgctgccggGCTGCCGTCGGGTACTTCACGGACATGCTCAACCGCGGCAGCTATTTCTGGTCGCTGGGCGCGCGGGCGTTCTACTTCTCCTACCCCGTCTTCCTCTGGCTCTTCGGCACCATCCCGATGTTCGTGGCGTGCGTCGCGTTGGTCTGCGCGCTCTACTTCCTCGACGTGTGCAAGgactgggaggaggaggaggaaggcggCGATGGCCATGGCCACCATTGTATTAGTGATGACGAGAGGTCAAGACAAGGGAAGGATGCAGAGCAGCAAGTGTAG
- the LOC136472166 gene encoding ABC transporter B family member 10-like: MSMNYEDHSMSSSSHADDTEERKSTVSVSPEAGADEEPFSFFELLCYADTVDWLLMALGTIGSVIHGMAFPVGYLLLGKALDAFGTNINDPEGMVHALYKVVPFVWYMAGATLPAGMVEISCWIYSGERQLARMRLAFLRSVLNQEVGAFDTDLTTATIITGVTNYMSVIQDAIGEKLGHFIASFSTFFAGIIIAFISCWQVAMLSFLVIPLILVIGAAYTKKLNVLSLSRNAIVSEAISVVEQTLSHIKTVFSFIGESWAMKSFVQCMENQFNLSKKEALIKGIGLGMFQAVTFCSWALMVWIGAVAVTKNKATGGGTIAAIMSILFGAISITYAAPDLQTFNQAKAAGKEVFKVIKRKPSISYGKSGLVLDKIHGEIKFRRVHFAYPSRQDKPILQGFSLSIPAGKVIALVGSSGCGKSTVISLLQRFYDPTSGDIFIDGHSIKKLDLKSLRRNIASVSQEPSLFSGNIKDNLKIGKMDASDEEITEAATTANVHSFISKLPNEYLTEVGERGVQLSGGQKQRIAIARAMLKDPPILLLDEATSALDSESEKLVQGALERAMRGRTVILIAHRMSTIVNADTIVVVENGRVAQIGTHHELLDKSTFYSNVCSMQNIDKEAENKVASASDNMEEQIGEAHIKQSSTNQGPKKKLERLESKQPRNENVKETHPFFRLWYGLRKEDIMKILFGSAAAAISGISKPLFGYFIMTIGVAYYDPDAEKKVTKYSLIFFTAGMVTMVSNTLQHYIYGIIGERAMKNLREALFSAVLRNELGWFEKPNNGVGFLTSRIVSDTSTVKTIISDRMAVIVQCISSILIATIVSMKVNWRMALVSWAVMPCHFIGGLIQAKSAKGFYGDSAIAHRELVSLASEAASNIRTVASFVYEDEIIKKAELSLQEPLKITKIESMKYGVIQGISLCLWNIAHAVALWYTTVLVQRKQASFKDSIRSYQIFSLTVPSITELWTLIPMVMSAISILNPVFDTLDRETQIVSDKPENPGKGWLIGRTEFQDVSFNYPSRPEVTILDGFNLVIEPGQRVALVGPSGAGKSSVLALILRFYDPSRGRVLIDNKNIKDYNLRWLRKQIGLVQQEPILFNTSIRDNISYGSESSSETEIIQAAMEANIHEFISGLPEGYGTVVGDKGSQLSGGQKQRIAIARTILKRPAILLLDEATSALDSESERVVMSSLGAKVWKDKDEQASMITSITVAHRLSTVINADTIVVMGKGKVVELGDHQALISAEDGVYSRLFHLQSNMKD, from the exons ATGTCCATGAACTATGAAGATcactcaatgtcatcatcatctcaTGCTGATGATACCGAAGAAAGGAAAAGCACAGTTTCAGTCTCCCCCGAGGCTGGCGCCGACGAGGAGCCATTTTCATTCTTTGAGCTGCTTTGCTACGCCGACACAGTAGATTGGCTCCTCATGGCCCTGGGAACCATTGGGTCTGTCATCCATGGCATGGCATTCCCAGTTGGATATCTCCTTCTTGGAAAGGCACTTGATGCCTTTGGAACCAACATAAATGATCCGGAGGGCATGGTCCATGCGCTGTACAAG GTGGTCCCCTTTGTGTGGTACATGGCAGGAGCCACTCTTCCAGCTGGAATGGTTG AGATCTCCTGCTGGATATACTCAGGTGAGAGACAGTTAGCACGCATGCGGCTCGCGTTTCTGAGATCAGTCCTTAATCAAGAGGTTGGGGCCTTCGACACTGACTTGACTACTGCAACCATCATCACCGGAGTAACCAACTACATGAGTGTCATACAAGATGCAATAGGAGAGAAG CTGGGTCATTTCATTGCAAGCTTCTCCACTTTCTTTGCTGGCATCATAATTGCGTTTATCAGCTGCTGGCAAGTTGCAATGCTTTCCTTCCTCGTCATTCCACTTATCCTCGTCATTGGAGCAGCATACACGAAAAAGTTGAATGTCTTATCTTTGTCACGCAATGCTATTGTTTCAGAGGCAATATCGGTTGTAGAGCAG ACTTTGTCACATATCAAGACCGTCTTCTCCTTCATTGGAGAGAGCTGGGCCATGAAGTCCTTTGTCCAGTGCATGGAAAACCAATTTAATCTAAGCAAGAAGGAAGCATTGATAAAGGGAATAGGACTTGGAATGTTCCAAGCAGTGACCTTTTGTTCATGGGCACTGATGGTTTGGATTGGGGCAGTTGCAGTAACCAAAAACAAGGCAACAGGAGGTGGCACGATAGCTGCCATCATGAGCATCCTCTTTGGTGCAAT ATCAATTACCTATGCCGCACCAGACCTTCAGACCTTCAATCAGGCAAAAGCTGCAGGAAAAGAGGTCTTCAAGGTGATAAAGAGAAAGCCATCCATAAGTTATGGAAAAAGTGGATTAGTACTAGACAAGATTCATGGAGAGATCAAATTCCGTAGGGTGCACTTTGCATATCCTTCCCGCCAGGATAAGCCGATTCTCCAGGGATTCTCATTGTCCATCCCCGCAGGCAAAGTCATAGCTCTGGTAGGAAGCAGTGGCTGTGGGAAGAGCACTGTCATTTCACTACTTCAAAGGTTTTATGATCCAACTTCAG GTGACATATTCATTGATGGCCACAGTATCAAGAAACTCGATCTGAAATCGCTGCGCAGAAATATAGCTTCAGTCTCTCAGGAACCATCACTGTTTTCTGGTAACATAAAGGACAACTTGAAGATTGGTAAAATGGATGCAAGTGACGAAGAGATAACTGAAGCAGCAACAACAGCTAATGTTCATTCATTCATATCCAAACTACCAAATGAGTACTTAACCGAG GTAGGAGAAAGGGGTGTGCAGTTATCGGGAGGCCAGAAACAAAGAATAGCTATTGCAAGGGCAATGCTGAAGGATCCACCAATCCTACTTCTCGACGAAGCAACAAGTGCCCTTGATTCAGAATCAGAGAAGCTAGTTCAAGGTGCACTTGAGAGAGCAATGCGCGGAAGGACTGTTATCTTGATAGCCCACAGGATGTCCACAATTGTAAACGCTGACACTATTGTTGTCGTCGAAAATGGAAGAGTAGCACAAATTGGGACACATCATGAGTTGCTTGACAAAAGCACATTCTACTCCAATGTATGCAGCATGCAAAATATAGACAAGGAAGCTGAAAATAAAGTGGCAAG CGCTTCTGATAACATGGAGGAACAAATTGGCGAAGCACACATCAAGCAGTCCTCTACAAATCAGGGACCAAAGAAAAAGCTAGAAAGACTGGAGTCAAAACAACCAAGGAATGAGAATGTTAAGGAAACACACCCTTTCTTTAGACTTTGGTATGGATTGCGTAAAGAGGACATTATGAAGATTCTATTTGGCTCCGCAGCTGCAGCCATCTCTGGAATCTCAAAGCCTTTGTTTGGTTATTTCATCATGACCATTGGTGTGGCATATTATGATCCGGATGCAGAAAAGAAAGTCACCAAGTATTCTTTGATATTCTTCACAGCAGGGATGGTAACAATGGTGAGTAACACCTTGCAGCACTATATTTATGGTATCATTGGAGAAAGGGCAATGAAAAACCTAAGGGAGGCACTATTTTCAG CTGTTCTCCGAAATGAGCTTGGTTGGTTTGAGAAACCAAATAATGGCGTAGGATTTCTTACCTCACGCATTGTCAGTGACACGTCAACAGTCAAGACAATCATATCTGACAGAATGGCAGTTATTGTGCAATGCATCTCTTCAATTCTGATAGCAACAATAGTAAGCATGAAGGTCAATTGGAGAATGGCTTTAGTTTCATGGGCAGTCATGCCATGCCATTTCATTGGTGGCCTTATTCAAGCCAAGTCAGCAAAAGGATTTTATGGTGACTCTGCTATTGCTCACCGGGAACTTGTCTCCCTAGCTTCAGAGGCTGCTAGCAACATCCGGACTGTGGCATCCTTTGTTTATGAAGATGAAATAATCAAGAAAGCAGAATTGTCACTCCAAGAACCCTTGAAGATCACCAAGATTGAGAGCATGAAGTATGGGGTCATCCAAGGTATCTCGCTCTGCCTCTGGAATATTGCACATGCAGTGGCGCTATGGTACACCACAGTTTTGGTTCAGAGGAAGCAAGCCTCATTTAAGGATAGCATAAGATCATACCAGATATTCTCACTTACAGTGCCTTCCATCACAGAGTTATGGACCCTCATTCCTATGGTCATGTCAGCCATTTCAATACTGAATCCTGTATTTGACACACTTGACAGAGAGACACAAATTGTGTCGGATAAACCAGAAAACCCAGGCAAAGGGTGGCTTATCGGTAGAACCGAGTTTCAGGATGTGAGCTTCAATTATCCATCAAGACCAGAGGTGACCATTCTGGATGGCTTCAATCTAGTTATTGAACCTGGCCAAAGAGTAGCATTGGTTGGCCCCAGTGGTGCAGGAAAGTCCTCTGTACTGGCTTTAATACTGAGATTCTACGATCCTTCCAGAGGTAGAGTGTTAATTGACAACAAGAACATAAAGGACTACAATCTCCGATGGCTCAGGAAGCAGATTGGGCTAGTTCAACAAGAACCAATCCTGTTCAACACATCCATCAGAGATAACATTAGCTATGGAAGTGAAAGCTCTTCAGAGACTGAAATCATCCAGGCTGCAATGGAGGCAAACATTCACGAATTCATCAGTGGTCTACCAGAAGGGTATGGCACTGTTGTTGGAGACAAAGGGAGCCAGCTTTCAGGAGGGCAGAAACAGAGGATTGCTATTGCAAGAACAATACTAAAGAGGCCTGCCATTCTGCTTCTTGATGAGGCAACCAGCGCACTTGACAGTGAATCTGAGAGGGTGGTTATGAGCTCTTTAGGGGCCAAAGTGTGGAAGGACAAAGATGAGCAAGCCAGTATGATTACAAGTATCACAGTTGCACACAGATTGTCCACGGTCATAAATGCAGATACGATAGTTGTGATGGGAAAAGGAAAGGTTGTTGAACTTGGTGATCACCAAGCGTTGATCTCCGCTGAAGATGGCGTTTACTCAAGATTATTCCACTTGCAAAGCAACATGAAAGATTGA